A genome region from Rubidibacter lacunae KORDI 51-2 includes the following:
- the purB gene encoding adenylosuccinate lyase, whose translation MIERYTLPAMGDLWTDGYKYKTWLQVEIAVCKAQAELGAIPTEALPEIEAKAAFEPERIAAIEAEVRHDVIAFLTNVNEHVGDVGRYIHLGLTSSDVLDTALALQLVASNDVLLEQTERLIQAIRYRAQQHRNTICVGRSHGIHAEPMTFGFKLAGWLAEMLRHRDRLVRLRREIAVGKISGAVGTYANIDPRVEAIACQQLGLQPDTASTQVVSRDRHAEFVQQLALLGASIERFAVEIRNLQRTDVLEVEEFFAKGQKGSSAMPHKRNPIRSERLTGGARILRGHAIAALENVALWHERDISHSSVERVILPDACILTHFMLVELTELVQHLQVYPDNMLRNMNLYGGAIFSQRVLLALVEAGLSREDAYAIVQSSAHAAWNQTDGNFRTLIEADPRVAERLSPEAIAVCFDPTQQLKHLETVYQRLSI comes from the coding sequence GTGATCGAACGGTATACGCTGCCCGCAATGGGCGACTTGTGGACGGACGGCTATAAGTACAAAACGTGGCTGCAGGTCGAGATTGCCGTCTGCAAAGCTCAAGCCGAACTGGGCGCGATTCCGACCGAAGCCTTACCCGAGATCGAGGCAAAAGCTGCTTTTGAACCGGAGCGCATCGCTGCAATTGAAGCAGAAGTCCGGCACGATGTTATTGCGTTTCTGACTAACGTCAACGAGCACGTCGGCGATGTCGGTCGCTACATTCACCTCGGTTTGACCAGCTCTGACGTACTCGATACGGCCCTTGCATTGCAGCTCGTTGCCAGTAATGACGTCCTGCTCGAGCAAACCGAACGCCTCATTCAAGCCATTCGTTACCGCGCCCAGCAACACCGCAACACGATTTGTGTCGGGCGCTCCCATGGGATCCATGCCGAACCCATGACCTTCGGGTTTAAGCTTGCTGGCTGGCTGGCTGAAATGCTGCGCCACCGAGACCGCTTGGTTCGCCTGCGCCGCGAGATTGCCGTCGGCAAGATTTCTGGGGCTGTGGGGACCTACGCCAATATTGACCCCCGCGTGGAAGCGATCGCCTGCCAGCAGCTGGGCCTCCAGCCCGATACGGCATCAACTCAGGTGGTGTCGCGCGATCGCCATGCCGAGTTCGTCCAGCAACTCGCACTGCTCGGCGCATCGATCGAACGCTTCGCCGTCGAGATCCGCAACCTGCAGCGCACGGACGTGCTGGAAGTAGAAGAATTTTTTGCCAAAGGACAGAAAGGATCCTCGGCAATGCCGCACAAGCGCAACCCGATTCGCTCCGAGCGACTGACCGGTGGCGCGCGCATTCTGCGCGGTCATGCGATCGCAGCTTTGGAAAACGTCGCGCTGTGGCACGAACGCGATATCTCGCACAGTTCGGTGGAGCGCGTGATCTTACCCGACGCCTGCATCCTGACTCACTTTATGCTCGTGGAACTGACCGAACTGGTACAGCACTTGCAGGTTTATCCGGACAACATGTTGCGGAACATGAACCTCTATGGCGGCGCGATTTTCAGCCAGCGCGTGCTGCTCGCTCTTGTTGAAGCGGGACTCAGTCGCGAGGATGCCTACGCCATCGTGCAGTCCAGCGCCCATGCGGCCTGGAACCAGACTGACGGTAACTTCCGCACCCTGATCGAAGCCGACCCGCGCGTTGCCGAGCGCCTGTCGCCCGAAGCAATCGCTGTCTGTTTCGACCCTACCCAGCAACTTAAGCATCTCGAAACTGTTTACCAACGGTTGAGCATCTGA
- a CDS encoding NUDIX hydrolase: MHDSKRIRVLALGLIRDRDRLFLSQGFDPVEQRTFYRAMGGGVDFGEHSRDALQREFREEIGAELEDIHYLGCLESIFTYNGKTGHEIAQLYRCRFIDLDFYEREQIPFLEGKRSKLALWVDIEECLAGKLTVVPPAFLDYL; this comes from the coding sequence TTGCACGACTCCAAACGCATCCGCGTCTTAGCGCTGGGATTGATCCGCGATCGCGATCGTCTGTTTCTATCACAAGGGTTCGATCCGGTCGAACAGCGAACGTTCTATCGGGCGATGGGCGGCGGCGTGGACTTCGGCGAACACAGCCGCGATGCCCTCCAGCGGGAGTTCCGTGAAGAGATCGGTGCCGAGCTCGAAGACATACATTACCTCGGCTGCTTGGAAAGCATTTTCACGTACAACGGCAAAACCGGACACGAGATCGCCCAGCTTTATCGTTGCCGGTTTATCGATCTCGATTTCTACGAGCGGGAGCAGATCCCGTTTTTAGAAGGCAAGCGATCGAAGCTGGCGTTGTGGGTTGATATCGAAGAATGTCTTGCGGGCAAGCTAACAGTCGTCCCTCCAGCCTTCCTGGATTACCTCTGA
- a CDS encoding S66 peptidase family protein has protein sequence MYLVPGDLLYAVAPCGALKDQAALDRGLEVWRSRGYRVALGSNWNACEGYLAGSDELRRQVLTTAWQDPECKGILCTRGGYGSMRLLEAWHWPDGLERWVVGFSDLTGLLWSLHRSGRNGGVHAPVLTTLAAEPPALQQRLFDVVEGRAIEPLYGEGWGNGRARGWLLPANLTVATHLLGTPVQPDLTGSILALEDVSEVPYRVDRLLTHWRLSGALAGVCGIALGRFSRCTAPRPSWRVEEVLRDRLGDLGIPVVSGLPFGHDGPNAALPVGSYVTIDGNAGSLSWE, from the coding sequence GTGTATTTGGTTCCCGGGGATTTACTCTACGCTGTTGCGCCGTGCGGCGCCCTGAAAGACCAGGCAGCACTCGATCGCGGCTTGGAGGTTTGGCGATCGCGCGGCTACCGCGTTGCGCTCGGTAGCAACTGGAACGCCTGCGAAGGATATTTGGCTGGATCGGATGAACTGCGGCGGCAGGTACTGACAACAGCATGGCAGGATCCTGAATGCAAAGGGATTCTATGTACGCGCGGCGGGTATGGCAGCATGCGTTTGCTGGAAGCCTGGCACTGGCCGGACGGTTTAGAAAGGTGGGTGGTTGGCTTCTCGGACTTGACGGGGTTGCTATGGAGTTTGCATCGTTCCGGACGCAACGGCGGCGTTCATGCCCCCGTTCTAACTACGCTGGCCGCCGAGCCGCCCGCACTGCAACAGCGATTGTTCGACGTGGTAGAAGGTCGCGCGATCGAACCGCTATACGGTGAGGGTTGGGGGAACGGGCGCGCTCGCGGTTGGCTGCTGCCAGCGAACTTGACTGTAGCGACGCACCTGCTGGGCACGCCCGTGCAGCCGGATTTGACCGGATCGATCTTGGCACTAGAGGACGTGAGCGAAGTCCCCTATCGCGTCGATCGCCTCCTCACTCACTGGCGTTTGAGCGGCGCGCTGGCTGGTGTATGCGGGATCGCCCTCGGGCGCTTCAGTCGCTGTACGGCTCCGCGTCCGAGCTGGCGGGTGGAAGAGGTGTTACGCGATCGCCTCGGCGACCTGGGCATTCCGGTCGTAAGCGGGCTGCCCTTCGGGCACGACGGTCCGAACGCCGCGCTACCGGTGGGGTCGTACGTGACAATTGATGGCAATGCCGGGAGCTTGAGCTGGGAGTAG
- the hemE gene encoding uroporphyrinogen decarboxylase produces MTESEQVPYLLRAAKGEVLPRPPVWMMRQAGRYMQAYRDLREKYPSFRERSENADVAIEISLQPWHAFQPDGVIMFSDILTPLPGLGIDFDIVESKGPIIDPPIRTQAQVERMHPLDPDAALPFIRPILQTLRQEVGNRAAVLGFVGSPWTLAAYAIEGRTSKNYAHIKGMAFSQPDLLHQFLGKLADGIADYACHQIDCGAQVVQLFDSWAGQLSPQDYETFALPYQQQVVRRVKSTYPDVPLILYISGSAGVLERMGRSGVDIVSVDWTVDMAEARQRLGAEMMVQGNIDPGVLFGSKDFIRDRIYDTVRKAGERGHILNLGHGVLPGTPEENVAFFFETAKQVNRLAASV; encoded by the coding sequence ATGACTGAATCGGAGCAAGTTCCGTACCTGTTGCGTGCGGCAAAGGGTGAAGTGCTGCCGCGTCCGCCCGTGTGGATGATGCGTCAGGCCGGTCGTTACATGCAGGCCTACCGCGACCTACGCGAGAAATATCCGAGCTTCCGCGAACGCTCCGAGAATGCTGACGTAGCAATCGAGATTTCCCTGCAGCCCTGGCATGCCTTTCAACCCGATGGCGTGATCATGTTCTCCGATATTCTGACACCGCTGCCGGGATTGGGCATCGACTTTGACATCGTCGAAAGTAAAGGACCGATTATCGACCCGCCGATCCGCACGCAAGCACAAGTCGAACGCATGCACCCGCTCGACCCGGATGCCGCGCTGCCCTTCATCCGCCCAATTCTCCAAACTCTACGCCAGGAAGTCGGCAATCGCGCTGCAGTACTCGGGTTTGTCGGTTCGCCATGGACCTTAGCAGCCTACGCGATTGAAGGCCGCACCTCCAAGAACTACGCCCACATCAAGGGCATGGCATTTTCCCAACCCGACTTGCTACACCAATTTCTCGGCAAACTCGCCGATGGTATTGCCGACTATGCATGCCATCAAATAGACTGCGGCGCGCAGGTCGTGCAACTCTTTGACTCGTGGGCCGGACAGCTCAGCCCGCAAGACTACGAGACCTTCGCGTTGCCCTACCAACAGCAGGTGGTCCGACGCGTTAAATCCACCTATCCAGACGTGCCGCTGATTCTTTACATTAGTGGCAGTGCGGGCGTCCTCGAGCGCATGGGTCGTTCGGGCGTCGATATCGTCAGTGTTGATTGGACGGTTGATATGGCCGAAGCCCGCCAGCGACTCGGTGCCGAGATGATGGTCCAAGGAAACATCGATCCCGGCGTACTCTTTGGCTCGAAGGACTTCATCCGCGATCGCATCTACGACACGGTTCGCAAGGCCGGCGAGCGGGGACATATTCTCAATCTCGGTCACGGCGTCCTGCCGGGGACGCCCGAGGAGAACGTTGCTTTCTTCTTCGAGACGGCCAAGCAAGTCAATCGCTTGGCTGCCAGCGTCTAG
- a CDS encoding DUF2358 domain-containing protein encodes MIQLGDRSNLIDILRADYQRFPSDQSFEIYAEDVYFRDPLSEFRGRDRFRQTIGFIQRWFREVRMDLHAIYQHGDTIYTDWTLNWTTPLPWQPRIAIAGRSELQVCDGLVISHIDYWHCSRLNVLRQHFSS; translated from the coding sequence GTGATTCAATTAGGCGATCGCTCCAACCTGATCGACATCTTACGCGCCGATTACCAGCGCTTCCCGTCCGATCAAAGCTTTGAGATCTACGCCGAGGACGTGTATTTCCGCGATCCCCTCAGCGAGTTTCGCGGGCGCGATCGCTTTCGGCAGACCATCGGCTTCATCCAGCGCTGGTTTCGCGAGGTGCGCATGGACCTCCACGCCATCTACCAACACGGCGACACGATCTACACAGACTGGACCCTCAACTGGACAACGCCGCTTCCATGGCAACCGCGCATAGCTATCGCCGGCCGCAGCGAGTTGCAAGTTTGCGACGGTCTCGTTATCTCCCATATTGACTATTGGCATTGCTCGCGCCTCAACGTTTTGCGCCAGCATTTCAGCTCTTAG
- a CDS encoding CBS domain-containing protein: MKAKDILTTHVVTVRGAATVAAAVELMRQHSIHALVVEKRDDEDAFGIVTDTDIVFKVAAYGANPECVRVFEIMSKPCIEVNPDLGVEYVARLFANANIRHAPVVRGTQLLGIISINDLLSRSHFVDNPQRIYIEDEIEAARDRARAICAASGDTSPECAAAWDVVEELQAEAAHQRARVSD, encoded by the coding sequence ATGAAAGCCAAGGACATCCTGACAACGCATGTTGTAACCGTGCGCGGGGCGGCCACCGTCGCCGCAGCCGTGGAGCTCATGCGGCAGCACTCCATCCACGCCCTCGTTGTCGAAAAGCGCGACGATGAGGACGCATTCGGTATCGTTACCGACACCGATATTGTCTTTAAAGTAGCTGCCTATGGGGCTAACCCTGAGTGCGTACGTGTGTTCGAGATCATGAGCAAACCCTGCATTGAGGTCAATCCCGACCTCGGTGTCGAGTACGTTGCGCGTTTGTTTGCCAATGCAAACATCCGCCACGCACCGGTCGTCCGCGGCACGCAGCTCCTCGGCATCATCTCAATAAACGACTTGCTCAGCCGCAGCCACTTCGTTGACAATCCCCAGCGTATTTACATCGAAGACGAAATCGAAGCCGCGCGCGATCGCGCGCGGGCTATTTGCGCCGCTTCCGGCGACACGTCGCCGGAATGTGCAGCGGCCTGGGATGTTGTCGAGGAACTCCAAGCAGAAGCTGCTCACCAACGCGCTCGCGTCAGCGACTGA
- the typA gene encoding translational GTPase TypA, which translates to MTAAIRNVAIIAHVDHGKTTLVDALLRQSGIFREGEEVPTCVMDSNDLERERGITILSKNTAVRYKDTLINIIDTPGHADFGGEVERVLGMVDGCVLIVDANEGPMPQTRFVLRKALEKGLRPIVVVNKIDRPQADPYGAIDKVLDLFIELGADDDQCDFPYLFASGLQGCAIADLDDEGKDMQPLFESILRHVPPPAGDADKPLQLQVTTLDYSEYLGRIVIGRVHNGVIHAGEQVALVKDTGDVVKSKVTKLLGFEGLQRIEIEEAAAGNIVAVAGFADANIGETISAADDPQPLPLIAVDEPTLQMTFSVNDAPFAGQEGRFVTSRQLRDRLYRELETNVALRVEDGDTPDKFAVAGRGELHLGILIENMRREGYEFQVSQPQVIFREVNGKPYEPFEYLVLDVPEDAVGGCIERLGERKGEMQNMQMAGGGRSQLDFTIPARGLIGFRSEFLRLTRGEGIMSHSFLDYRPMVSDIGTRRNGVLIAFEEGTATFYALKNAEDRGSFFITPGTKVYRGMIVGENNRPQDLELNVCKTKQLTNMRSATGDELVQLQTPVDMNLERALEYIQADELVEITPVSVRLRKLSKKLAKR; encoded by the coding sequence ATGACAGCTGCGATCCGCAACGTTGCCATCATCGCCCACGTCGACCACGGTAAAACCACCCTCGTGGATGCCTTGCTGAGACAGTCTGGGATTTTTCGCGAGGGGGAAGAAGTTCCTACCTGCGTTATGGACTCGAACGACCTCGAGCGCGAACGCGGCATCACGATTCTGTCTAAAAACACCGCCGTTCGTTATAAAGACACGCTCATTAATATCATTGACACGCCCGGTCACGCGGACTTTGGCGGCGAGGTCGAGCGCGTGCTCGGTATGGTCGACGGCTGCGTGCTCATTGTCGATGCTAACGAAGGGCCGATGCCGCAAACTCGCTTCGTATTGCGCAAAGCTCTTGAAAAAGGATTGCGTCCGATCGTCGTCGTGAACAAAATCGATCGCCCCCAAGCCGACCCCTACGGCGCGATCGACAAAGTGCTGGACTTATTTATCGAACTCGGTGCCGACGACGACCAGTGCGACTTCCCCTATCTGTTCGCCTCGGGATTACAGGGCTGCGCGATTGCCGACCTCGATGATGAGGGTAAGGACATGCAGCCCTTGTTCGAGTCGATCTTGCGCCACGTCCCACCGCCAGCGGGCGATGCCGATAAACCGCTGCAGCTGCAAGTGACAACCCTTGATTACTCCGAGTACCTCGGGCGTATCGTTATCGGTCGCGTTCACAACGGTGTCATCCACGCGGGCGAACAAGTGGCACTGGTCAAAGACACCGGCGACGTCGTCAAATCCAAGGTCACGAAACTGCTCGGGTTCGAAGGACTCCAGCGCATCGAAATCGAGGAAGCCGCAGCCGGAAACATTGTCGCCGTCGCGGGCTTTGCCGACGCCAACATCGGGGAAACGATCTCCGCTGCCGACGACCCGCAGCCGTTGCCGTTGATTGCCGTCGACGAGCCGACGCTGCAGATGACATTCTCAGTCAACGACGCACCTTTTGCCGGACAAGAAGGTCGCTTCGTGACCTCCCGGCAGCTGCGCGATCGCCTCTACCGCGAATTGGAAACCAACGTGGCATTGCGCGTGGAGGACGGCGACACGCCGGACAAATTCGCCGTTGCCGGCCGCGGCGAACTACACCTCGGCATTCTGATCGAAAACATGCGCCGCGAAGGCTATGAGTTCCAAGTTTCGCAGCCGCAAGTGATCTTCCGCGAAGTCAACGGTAAGCCTTACGAGCCCTTCGAGTACTTGGTGTTGGACGTACCTGAAGATGCTGTCGGCGGATGCATCGAGCGCTTGGGCGAGCGTAAGGGTGAAATGCAGAACATGCAGATGGCCGGTGGCGGGCGATCGCAACTGGATTTCACCATTCCGGCCCGCGGGCTAATCGGTTTCCGCAGCGAGTTCCTGCGCCTGACGCGCGGCGAAGGCATCATGAGCCACAGTTTCTTGGACTACCGCCCGATGGTCAGCGACATCGGTACGCGGCGCAACGGCGTGCTGATTGCCTTCGAGGAAGGTACGGCTACGTTCTACGCCCTCAAGAATGCCGAGGATCGCGGGTCGTTCTTCATCACGCCCGGCACGAAGGTGTACCGGGGCATGATCGTCGGCGAGAACAACCGCCCGCAGGATCTAGAGCTGAACGTTTGCAAGACCAAGCAACTCACGAACATGCGATCGGCTACTGGCGACGAACTCGTGCAGTTGCAAACACCCGTTGACATGAACCTGGAGCGAGCGCTGGAGTACATCCAAGCTGACGAACTCGTAGAAATCACCCCCGTGTCAGTGCGCCTGCGGAAGTTGTCGAAGAAGCTCGCCAAGCGCTAA
- a CDS encoding SPOR domain-containing protein, which translates to MNHSSPIRKPPAPSLDPVLCVALGCLDIGLEDELLRYRRDRRQNPRSKLWQDRAAHLHADAAGPVGQSDPAAVAEFAIDPLSDRNRADVPGRDAAMAAEDATVPEFVSRRRAAQSASSLVRHPQADDFNKLNQSVESIPDDYMESTEQLLRNLADSPTAENFEEFELEGEAIAIEKRSSFTPLGVVGIALILATGTLIGAISIDTDVWQRWRNSSDSSAPEPPPLTAASGSSSGSTPITQPDLASGEFVDLQLDRLSNLKEDGESAPPPTPAEAAVPPQATATVPVAAAPAPAANSNWFFVVVPYSGNSAFQSTRAVVPDAYLVNFPVGVRIQVGAFRRQDEAVAHVAQLARQGIAAEVYRP; encoded by the coding sequence ATGAACCACTCATCTCCCATTCGAAAGCCGCCCGCTCCGTCGCTGGATCCAGTTCTTTGCGTTGCTTTGGGTTGTTTAGATATCGGGTTGGAGGACGAGCTGCTTCGCTACCGCCGGGATCGCAGGCAAAACCCTCGTTCCAAGCTCTGGCAAGATCGTGCAGCTCACCTGCATGCAGATGCAGCAGGACCCGTGGGGCAGTCCGACCCTGCTGCAGTGGCCGAGTTCGCCATCGATCCTCTTTCCGATCGCAATCGCGCCGACGTGCCAGGTCGCGACGCTGCCATGGCGGCTGAAGATGCAACCGTTCCGGAGTTTGTCTCCCGCCGCCGCGCCGCTCAATCAGCATCAAGCTTGGTTCGCCACCCACAAGCAGATGATTTCAATAAATTAAATCAGTCGGTTGAGTCGATCCCCGACGACTATATGGAATCGACCGAGCAGCTGTTGCGCAACCTTGCAGACAGCCCGACAGCAGAAAATTTTGAAGAATTCGAGCTCGAAGGGGAAGCGATCGCTATTGAAAAACGGTCATCCTTCACGCCACTGGGCGTCGTCGGGATCGCACTGATATTGGCCACGGGTACGCTCATCGGTGCGATCTCGATCGATACGGATGTCTGGCAGCGGTGGCGCAACAGCTCAGACTCATCTGCGCCAGAACCGCCGCCACTGACGGCAGCGAGTGGCTCTTCAAGCGGCTCGACGCCTATCACCCAGCCAGATCTTGCCTCTGGGGAGTTTGTCGATCTCCAACTCGACAGGCTCAGCAACCTCAAAGAGGACGGCGAGTCTGCTCCCCCACCGACTCCTGCTGAAGCCGCAGTTCCTCCACAAGCAACTGCAACAGTTCCTGTCGCTGCCGCTCCTGCGCCAGCTGCTAACAGCAATTGGTTTTTTGTAGTGGTGCCTTACAGCGGCAATAGCGCTTTCCAATCCACGCGTGCTGTCGTGCCCGACGCCTATTTAGTAAACTTTCCAGTTGGTGTTCGCATTCAGGTTGGTGCTTTCCGCCGTCAAGACGAAGCGGTAGCCCACGTCGCACAACTCGCACGGCAAGGGATCGCTGCCGAGGTATATCGCCCGTAA
- a CDS encoding PstS family phosphate ABC transporter substrate-binding protein, whose amino-acid sequence MANVQKSKFNRVTQAGALALAAASVGIVVPAVRSQSGLVQIDGSSTVFPIAEAVAEEFQAANPGMRVTVGVSGSGGGFKKFCRGETDISNASRPIKESEIETCKAAGIEFVELEVAYDALTVVINPNNSWAETMTTDDLKKIWEPDAQGTIDNWSQVRSSWPDAPLTLFGPGADSGTFDYFTDVIVGEEGASRGDYTASEDDNVLVLGVEGDRNALGYFGYAYYVENQGRLKAVKIDSGNGPVSPSAATVENGTYTPLSRPLFVYVRTDAYAEKPQVQAYVDYLMTEGSPLVSEVGYVPLSPSQYAQQLAQLQ is encoded by the coding sequence GTGGCAAACGTGCAGAAATCCAAATTCAACCGCGTTACTCAGGCAGGTGCTTTGGCACTGGCGGCGGCAAGTGTGGGCATTGTTGTTCCTGCAGTCCGTTCCCAGTCAGGTCTGGTACAAATTGACGGCTCCAGCACGGTTTTCCCCATCGCCGAAGCCGTAGCAGAAGAATTCCAAGCAGCGAATCCCGGAATGCGCGTGACCGTAGGTGTGTCTGGCAGCGGCGGCGGCTTCAAGAAGTTCTGCCGCGGCGAGACCGACATCTCGAACGCATCGCGTCCGATTAAAGAGTCCGAGATCGAAACCTGCAAAGCAGCAGGCATTGAGTTCGTCGAGTTGGAAGTTGCTTACGACGCCCTGACGGTCGTGATCAATCCGAACAACAGCTGGGCAGAAACCATGACCACCGACGATCTGAAGAAGATCTGGGAGCCGGATGCGCAGGGCACGATCGACAACTGGAGCCAAGTACGTTCCTCCTGGCCCGACGCACCTCTCACGCTGTTCGGTCCCGGTGCTGATTCCGGTACGTTCGATTATTTCACCGACGTGATTGTGGGCGAAGAAGGGGCCAGCCGCGGCGATTACACCGCTAGCGAAGATGACAACGTCCTCGTGTTGGGTGTTGAGGGCGATCGGAACGCTCTCGGCTACTTCGGTTACGCCTATTACGTCGAGAACCAAGGTCGTCTCAAGGCTGTCAAGATCGACAGCGGCAACGGTCCGGTTTCGCCCTCTGCTGCAACGGTTGAAAACGGCACCTACACCCCACTGTCCCGTCCGCTGTTCGTTTACGTCCGCACGGATGCTTACGCAGAGAAGCCGCAGGTCCAAGCTTATGTGGACTACTTGATGACTGAAGGCTCACCTCTGGTGTCCGAGGTCGGTTACGTACCTCTGTCCCCGAGCCAGTATGCACAGCAACTTGCACAGCTTCAATAA
- a CDS encoding TRC40/GET3/ArsA family transport-energizing ATPase, whose product MRVILMTGKGGVGKTSVAAATGLRCAELGYKTLVLSTDPAHSLADSFDLELGHEPRSVRENLWGAELDALVELEDNWGAVKRYITDVLQARGLDGVQAEELAVLPGMDEIFGLVRVKRHYDEGEFDVLIVDSAPTGTALRLLSIPEVGGWYIRRFYKPFQGMSAALRPIVEPIFRPIAGFSLPTTEVMNAPYEFYQQIEALEKVLTDNMQTSVRLVTNPEKMVIKESARAHAYLSLYNVATDLVIANRIIPDEVTDPFFKRWKEHQHIYRQEIHSNFHPLPVKEVPLYSEEMCGLSALERLKETLYGDEDPSQVYYKEDTIRVKQNSDGYNLELYLPGIAKDKVQLNKTGDELNIRIGNHRRNLVLPQSLAAMQPAGAKMEADYLKIRFRATA is encoded by the coding sequence ATGCGCGTAATCCTCATGACCGGTAAAGGTGGAGTTGGCAAAACCTCCGTCGCTGCAGCGACCGGACTGCGCTGCGCCGAACTCGGCTACAAGACCCTTGTCCTCAGCACCGACCCCGCCCACTCTCTTGCCGATAGCTTTGACCTCGAGCTCGGGCACGAACCGCGCTCGGTCCGCGAGAATCTGTGGGGTGCCGAACTTGATGCGCTGGTCGAACTCGAAGACAACTGGGGTGCAGTCAAGCGTTATATCACCGATGTCTTGCAAGCCCGGGGTCTAGATGGTGTTCAAGCAGAAGAGCTTGCCGTATTACCGGGAATGGACGAGATTTTTGGTTTGGTTCGCGTCAAACGCCACTACGACGAGGGCGAGTTTGACGTGCTGATCGTCGATTCGGCACCGACCGGAACCGCCTTGCGCTTGCTGAGTATTCCGGAGGTTGGGGGGTGGTATATACGGCGGTTCTACAAACCGTTTCAAGGCATGTCAGCCGCTTTACGTCCGATCGTCGAGCCAATCTTCCGACCGATTGCGGGGTTCTCACTCCCAACTACGGAGGTCATGAACGCGCCTTACGAGTTTTACCAACAGATCGAAGCCCTGGAAAAAGTCTTGACGGATAACATGCAAACCTCCGTCCGGCTAGTGACCAACCCCGAAAAAATGGTCATCAAAGAATCAGCACGCGCTCATGCCTACCTGAGCCTTTATAACGTCGCGACCGATCTGGTCATTGCCAACCGCATCATCCCCGACGAAGTGACCGATCCATTCTTCAAGCGGTGGAAAGAGCACCAGCACATCTACCGCCAGGAGATTCATTCCAACTTCCATCCGCTCCCGGTGAAGGAAGTGCCGCTCTACTCGGAAGAAATGTGCGGTCTTTCCGCTCTGGAGCGCTTGAAGGAAACGCTCTATGGCGATGAGGACCCATCGCAGGTGTATTACAAGGAAGATACGATCCGCGTAAAGCAAAACTCCGACGGCTACAATCTGGAGCTCTACTTACCAGGGATTGCAAAAGACAAAGTCCAGCTCAACAAAACCGGCGACGAACTGAACATCCGTATCGGCAATCACCGTCGCAACCTCGTGCTCCCTCAGTCCCTTGCCGCCATGCAACCAGCTGGGGCAAAGATGGAAGCGGATTACCTTAAAATTCGCTTCAGAGCAACTGCGTAG
- a CDS encoding DUF3531 family protein, which produces MKVTFREVNPFDLWIWLEFATVPSIVERQYVEELFDSWFYVGKLGGFNAENFQVMEAGVDLSYMDYDTDQSEQALMAPMHNSSEFEYRGTWGRCWFDLGTSDPVALDVLINALMQLGRDYLQIEQAIVGGVNEDWPVESKAEARFYDDNENIQN; this is translated from the coding sequence ATGAAGGTTACTTTTCGCGAAGTCAATCCGTTTGACTTGTGGATTTGGCTGGAGTTTGCAACAGTGCCGTCAATTGTGGAACGGCAATATGTCGAGGAGTTATTCGACTCGTGGTTTTATGTCGGCAAGCTCGGTGGGTTCAATGCAGAAAACTTTCAGGTTATGGAAGCAGGTGTCGATCTAAGTTACATGGACTATGATACGGACCAAAGCGAGCAGGCATTGATGGCTCCGATGCATAACTCGAGCGAGTTCGAGTACCGCGGAACCTGGGGACGCTGTTGGTTCGATCTGGGCACGAGCGACCCGGTTGCCTTGGATGTATTGATTAACGCGTTAATGCAACTCGGCAGAGACTATTTGCAAATCGAGCAGGCGATCGTCGGTGGCGTTAATGAAGACTGGCCGGTTGAGAGTAAGGCCGAGGCGCGTTTCTACGACGACAACGAGAACATCCAGAATTAG